One segment of Methylotuvimicrobium sp. KM2 DNA contains the following:
- a CDS encoding ATP-dependent DNA helicase, producing the protein MNELEAFFAGGGPLSKVIPGYLPRAAQVEMACAVRDAVEQERHLIAEAGTGTGKTFAYLVPAILSGRKAIVSTGTKNLQDQLFNNDIPVIRKAMSVPFAAALLKGRSNYLCIYRLGNALNSTLGFSKDDAASLTKIKSWSNRTKSGDVAEMPDVPESDPVWFQATSTADNCLGQDCPDYEKCFLVKARKKAQEADVLVINHHLLCADWSIREIGFGELLPDAEIVIIDEAHQLADTASNFLGITVGARQLSDLAKDTLVEYFKDATDLPELRTACDDLEHQIKDLRLAFGIELKRGEWREIETHPKISSGLSELQEQLQRLTVQLELASVKTKGLESCFKRAEELGHQLRAILEEDDGKWIRWYETHKKTFTLSRTPIDIASEFRAFMQQHKATWVFTSATLSVANKFEHFAKSLGLANAEGLSWESPFDYAEQSLFYHPKGLPKPADPNFTRTIVEFALPVLEASRGRAFFLFTSHRALKEAELLLRQKIKYPLLVQGSRPKAILLDEFKRAGNAILLGTASFWEGVDVRGEALSCVIIDKLPFASPSDPVLKARLGAMERQGLNPFFEYQIPAAVIALRQGVGRLIRDVSDRGVLLVCDPRLLKRAYGQMFLDSVPPMRRTRDIEDVRAFFQNEQ; encoded by the coding sequence GTGAACGAATTGGAAGCGTTTTTTGCCGGCGGCGGGCCGCTATCGAAAGTTATTCCCGGTTATTTACCGCGTGCGGCGCAGGTTGAAATGGCTTGTGCGGTTCGGGATGCGGTCGAGCAAGAGCGTCATTTGATCGCCGAAGCCGGCACCGGTACCGGGAAAACTTTTGCTTACTTAGTGCCTGCGATTCTATCGGGGCGCAAAGCGATCGTATCGACCGGCACCAAAAATCTCCAGGATCAATTGTTCAACAACGATATTCCGGTCATTCGCAAAGCGATGAGCGTGCCGTTTGCAGCCGCTTTGCTGAAAGGTCGTAGCAATTATCTGTGTATTTATCGGCTCGGCAACGCACTCAATTCGACCTTGGGTTTCAGTAAGGACGATGCGGCGTCGCTGACTAAAATCAAATCATGGTCCAACCGAACGAAATCGGGCGATGTCGCAGAAATGCCGGACGTGCCGGAAAGCGACCCGGTGTGGTTTCAGGCGACCTCGACCGCCGATAATTGTCTCGGTCAGGATTGTCCCGATTACGAAAAGTGTTTTCTGGTCAAGGCGCGTAAAAAAGCTCAGGAAGCCGATGTGCTGGTCATCAATCACCATTTGTTGTGCGCGGATTGGTCGATTCGCGAGATCGGCTTCGGCGAATTGTTGCCCGATGCCGAAATCGTGATCATCGATGAGGCGCATCAATTGGCCGATACCGCCTCTAACTTTTTGGGTATTACGGTCGGCGCCCGGCAATTGAGCGATTTGGCTAAGGATACTTTGGTTGAATATTTCAAGGATGCGACCGATCTGCCCGAGTTACGTACCGCCTGCGACGATCTGGAACACCAGATCAAGGATTTGCGCTTGGCATTCGGCATCGAGCTAAAAAGAGGCGAGTGGCGCGAAATCGAGACCCATCCGAAAATTTCCTCGGGCCTTTCCGAATTGCAGGAACAGCTTCAACGTTTGACCGTGCAATTGGAATTGGCGTCGGTCAAGACTAAGGGCTTGGAATCTTGTTTCAAACGCGCAGAAGAGCTGGGGCATCAACTGCGGGCCATTCTCGAAGAGGACGACGGCAAATGGATACGCTGGTACGAAACCCATAAAAAGACCTTCACGCTCAGTCGGACGCCTATCGACATTGCCTCCGAATTCCGTGCCTTTATGCAGCAGCACAAGGCGACCTGGGTATTTACCTCGGCGACGTTAAGTGTTGCGAATAAATTCGAGCATTTCGCGAAGAGTTTGGGGCTTGCGAATGCCGAGGGACTCAGTTGGGAAAGCCCGTTCGATTACGCCGAACAATCCTTGTTTTATCATCCGAAAGGTTTGCCGAAACCGGCCGATCCGAACTTTACCCGGACGATTGTCGAATTTGCGTTGCCGGTGCTCGAAGCGAGCCGAGGGCGCGCGTTTTTTTTGTTTACGAGTCATCGCGCCTTGAAAGAGGCGGAATTGCTATTGAGACAAAAAATCAAATATCCGTTGTTGGTGCAGGGCAGCCGGCCGAAAGCAATTTTGTTGGATGAATTTAAACGGGCCGGTAATGCGATTTTACTGGGCACGGCTAGTTTTTGGGAGGGCGTCGATGTGCGAGGCGAGGCTTTGTCGTGCGTGATTATCGATAAATTGCCGTTTGCCTCGCCGAGCGACCCGGTCTTGAAGGCTCGACTCGGCGCGATGGAGCGGCAAGGTTTGAATCCGTTTTTCGAATACCAGATTCCGGCCGCGGTGATCGCGTTGAGGCAAGGTGTCGGCCGCTTGATTCGCGATGTCAGCGATCGCGGGGTCTTGCTGGTCTGCGATCCGCGGCTCTTAAAACGCGCTTATGGACAAATGTTTCTCGACAGCGTACCGCCGATGCGGCGAACCCGTGATATCGAAGATGTTCGGGCCTTTTTTCAAAACGAGCAGTAA
- the rluB gene encoding 23S rRNA pseudouridine(2605) synthase RluB yields MKKTFTKPQDETGERIQKILARGGMGSRREIERWIEEGRVRLNGVQAKLGDRIQNGDHLQLNGRVVHWEKFAHQTTRVLIYHKPVGEVVTRQDPEGRPVVFTQLPKLQVGRWISVGRLDINTSGLLLLTNNGELANRLMHPSMQADREYAVRILGEVSDEVLERLKQGVELDDGPAKFDDIQFHGGEGANKWYHVVVSEGRNRLVRRLWESQGVTVSRLMRVRYGLLMMPEGLKSHAFHELESKTLDVLLESVGLPKEKPLAPGKQESGKHGFYKKTKV; encoded by the coding sequence ATGAAAAAAACATTCACCAAGCCTCAGGATGAAACCGGCGAACGCATACAAAAAATTTTGGCGCGCGGCGGTATGGGGTCGAGGCGCGAAATCGAACGCTGGATAGAAGAAGGGCGTGTCAGGCTTAACGGCGTACAGGCGAAACTCGGTGATAGAATCCAAAACGGCGATCATCTGCAGCTTAATGGCCGAGTTGTTCATTGGGAAAAATTTGCGCACCAAACTACACGAGTATTGATTTATCACAAACCGGTCGGTGAGGTCGTGACAAGGCAAGATCCGGAAGGCAGGCCAGTTGTTTTTACGCAATTACCTAAGTTGCAAGTCGGTCGCTGGATTTCGGTCGGGCGTCTCGATATCAATACTTCAGGTTTGCTTTTGTTGACTAATAACGGCGAATTGGCCAACCGATTGATGCATCCGTCGATGCAAGCCGATCGAGAATATGCCGTGCGGATCTTGGGCGAGGTTTCCGATGAGGTGCTCGAACGATTGAAACAAGGCGTTGAGCTAGACGATGGGCCGGCAAAATTCGACGATATTCAATTTCACGGCGGGGAAGGCGCTAATAAATGGTATCACGTCGTCGTTAGCGAAGGGCGGAATCGTTTGGTTAGGCGGTTATGGGAATCTCAAGGGGTAACCGTCAGTCGTTTGATGCGCGTGCGCTATGGTTTGCTGATGATGCCGGAAGGATTAAAATCTCATGCTTTTCACGAGCTGGAATCTAAAACCTTGGATGTCTTGCTCGAATCGGTCGGCTTGCCTAAGGAAAAGCCTTTAGCGCCCGGTAAACAGGAGAGCGGAAAGCACGGGTTCTATAAAAAAACTAAGGTGTGA
- a CDS encoding L-threonylcarbamoyladenylate synthase produces the protein MAQFFQIHPENPQQRLINRAVEILQHGGVIAYPNDSSYAIACQMDDKQALDKIRRIRQLDDKHNFTLICQDLTQVSNFAKIDNDAYRLIKALTPGPFTFILNATREVPRRLQHPKKKTIGIRVPDHAIASLLVETIGVPLFSSTLVLPGESSALTDPYEIRDRLEHELDLVIDAGIVPDEPTTIIECSGKNLEIIRQGKGQAPMLD, from the coding sequence ATGGCGCAATTTTTTCAAATTCATCCCGAGAATCCGCAGCAACGGTTAATCAATCGAGCAGTCGAGATCTTGCAGCATGGTGGAGTGATTGCCTATCCGAACGACTCGTCCTATGCGATTGCCTGTCAAATGGACGATAAGCAGGCGCTGGACAAAATTCGTAGAATTAGGCAATTGGACGATAAACACAATTTTACCTTGATCTGTCAAGATCTAACGCAGGTGTCGAATTTTGCCAAAATCGATAACGACGCCTATCGGTTGATCAAGGCATTGACGCCGGGGCCGTTCACTTTTATCCTGAATGCTACGCGCGAAGTGCCGCGCCGCTTGCAACATCCTAAGAAAAAAACCATAGGCATTCGGGTGCCTGATCACGCGATCGCCTCATTACTCGTGGAGACTATTGGAGTGCCGTTGTTCAGCTCGACGCTGGTCTTGCCGGGCGAGTCGTCGGCTCTAACCGATCCCTATGAAATTCGCGATCGGCTCGAGCATGAACTCGATCTCGTAATCGATGCCGGTATCGTGCCGGACGAACCGACTACAATTATTGAATGTTCGGGAAAAAATCTCGAAATTATCAGGCAAGGAAAAGGCCAAGCACCGATGCTGGACTAA
- a CDS encoding ScpA family protein, producing MQVAQAEDLPPVEEVLAIVQGSPFMEFPEDLYIPPDALRVFLDTFEGPLDLLLYLIRRQNLDILNIPIAQITRQYIGYIDMMTELRLELAAEYLVMAALLAEIKSRMLLPRQVAEEEDDDEDPRALLIRRLQEYEVIKKAAEDIDGMSRLERDLFIAKADVSMIEIERPLPDIQLREMLLALQDVLKRADQLSHHQIVREPLSVRERMSSVLERLKGGEGVIFNRLFLTQEGRHGVVVTFLAILELSKEGLIEIIQHEPLTEIVVRAVAASA from the coding sequence ATGCAAGTAGCGCAAGCGGAAGATTTACCCCCGGTCGAAGAAGTACTGGCTATCGTTCAGGGATCGCCGTTCATGGAGTTTCCCGAGGATCTTTATATACCGCCCGATGCGCTGCGAGTCTTTCTCGATACCTTTGAAGGACCGCTGGATTTGTTGCTCTATCTGATCCGGAGGCAGAATCTCGATATTCTGAATATTCCGATCGCGCAGATTACTCGTCAATACATCGGTTACATCGATATGATGACCGAGCTTAGGCTCGAATTGGCCGCCGAATATCTTGTCATGGCGGCACTGTTGGCTGAAATTAAATCGCGCATGTTACTGCCTAGGCAGGTCGCCGAAGAAGAGGATGATGATGAAGATCCGAGAGCCTTATTGATCCGAAGGTTGCAGGAATATGAGGTCATTAAAAAGGCGGCCGAGGACATCGATGGCATGTCGAGGCTGGAGCGTGATCTGTTTATTGCCAAGGCCGACGTATCGATGATTGAAATCGAACGCCCGTTACCTGATATTCAATTGCGGGAAATGTTATTGGCTTTGCAAGACGTATTAAAGCGTGCCGACCAATTAAGCCATCATCAGATTGTTAGGGAGCCATTATCGGTTCGAGAGCGCATGTCGAGCGTCTTGGAGAGGCTCAAAGGTGGGGAAGGGGTCATTTTCAATCGATTGTTTCTGACTCAAGAAGGGCGCCATGGCGTCGTCGTGACTTTTTTGGCTATTCTCGAGCTCAGTAAAGAAGGCTTGATTGAAATCATTCAACACGAACCTTTGACCGAAATCGTGGTCAGAGCGGTTGCTGCAAGTGCTTAA
- the lpxD gene encoding UDP-3-O-(3-hydroxymyristoyl)glucosamine N-acyltransferase, which translates to MTLILEELAKHCDAEIVGGDKHCSITSAADIKSAAAGQITILNDPKYAQYLSNSRATACFIKRETLHENPPEQMALLVCKDPEISFIKAIHLLYPSLEFPKQISERACIADSAMIAHNVYIAPFVSVGKGCLIGEGCEILNGAYIGNDVILGVNCRIHPNAVIYDHSRIGNNVVIHAGAVIGADGFGYKQRNEQQIKVPHVGNIIIEDDVEIGANTCIDRGTLGSTVIGSGSKIDNLVQIGHNNTIGNNVIICGQTGISGSCTIEDNAILAGSAGIADHVKIGHHAVVMARSGVSNDIAPATQVFGSPAKDRKVAWKELAALTKLPGLLKKIKDIEIRLGKLEQ; encoded by the coding sequence ATGACATTAATCCTAGAAGAGTTGGCCAAGCATTGTGATGCGGAAATTGTCGGCGGAGACAAGCATTGTTCCATTACTTCGGCGGCCGATATCAAGTCGGCCGCCGCTGGGCAAATTACCATATTAAACGATCCCAAATATGCACAATATTTGTCCAATTCCCGGGCAACCGCTTGTTTTATCAAACGCGAAACACTTCACGAAAATCCGCCGGAGCAAATGGCACTGCTGGTTTGCAAGGATCCCGAGATCAGTTTCATCAAAGCGATTCACCTGCTTTACCCGTCATTGGAGTTTCCTAAACAAATTTCGGAGCGTGCCTGTATTGCCGATTCGGCGATGATCGCTCATAACGTCTATATTGCGCCGTTCGTAAGTGTCGGCAAAGGTTGTTTGATCGGCGAGGGTTGCGAGATTCTTAACGGCGCCTATATCGGCAATGACGTCATATTGGGAGTTAATTGTCGTATTCATCCGAATGCCGTGATTTACGATCATAGTCGTATCGGTAACAATGTCGTAATTCACGCCGGCGCTGTGATCGGCGCGGACGGTTTCGGTTATAAGCAACGCAATGAGCAACAGATCAAAGTGCCGCATGTCGGCAATATCATAATCGAGGACGATGTCGAAATCGGCGCGAATACCTGCATCGATCGAGGCACATTGGGTTCTACCGTGATCGGTTCGGGGTCGAAGATCGATAATCTGGTGCAAATCGGCCATAATAACACGATCGGTAATAATGTAATTATTTGCGGGCAAACCGGTATTTCGGGTTCTTGCACGATCGAAGACAATGCGATTCTGGCCGGCAGCGCCGGTATCGCCGACCATGTCAAAATCGGCCATCATGCTGTCGTGATGGCGCGCTCCGGGGTGTCGAACGATATTGCACCGGCTACGCAGGTCTTCGGCAGTCCCGCGAAAGATAGAAAAGTCGCTTGGAAAGAGTTGGCTGCACTGACTAAACTGCCGGGATTGCTGAAAAAAATCAAAGATATCGAAATCAGACTCGGCAAACTTGAACAATAA
- a CDS encoding flavohemoglobin expression-modulating QEGLA motif protein — translation MAHSSYRERLLALSDRLIQIQKPIQILDSIKWPRNFREQFFAGDSQFLPPADREFYRHQALSFDAVSVYAALKDLSRDITKNLGHNDSLGSILQDTVSQYMRVIDLLHSRGTPDFLIHSQALYGSARDHLLGDNKTLLELGERLCAIFSLPGAKHLNRAHPKEINAETAVVSLRQRLSNHFDDGALSVILSDGIVSDASAGGDKIKINNNAWFSELDLKVLEVHEGWVHVGTTLNGRLQPWATWLSVGSPRITATQEGLAVLTETLTFSSFPDRARRISDRVIAIDLAEQGADFIEVYRYFLERDVSPHDSYTIAQRVFRGGMVEGGACFTKDLSYVRGFIELVNFIRSATLEGVPEILPMLFVGKVTLDDIPILYEHYLDGLIAEPKYLPPMFRDLNGLYVWFGFASGIAQINIENVQAHFSQLFQNLPRTPDQAPEDAEID, via the coding sequence GTGGCTCATTCATCCTATCGGGAACGCCTGCTGGCACTTTCCGACCGTCTCATTCAAATTCAAAAACCGATTCAAATCCTCGATTCAATCAAATGGCCGCGTAACTTTCGCGAGCAATTTTTCGCCGGCGACTCTCAATTTCTCCCGCCCGCCGACCGTGAGTTCTATCGACATCAAGCGCTAAGCTTCGACGCAGTGAGCGTATACGCCGCGCTGAAGGACTTAAGTCGAGACATTACTAAAAACTTGGGACACAACGATTCGCTCGGCTCGATTCTGCAAGATACGGTTAGTCAATACATGCGCGTTATCGATTTATTACATAGCCGCGGCACTCCCGATTTTTTAATCCATAGCCAAGCACTTTACGGTTCGGCGCGAGATCATTTACTCGGCGACAATAAAACCCTTTTGGAACTTGGTGAACGATTATGCGCCATTTTTTCGTTACCCGGGGCCAAACATCTTAACCGCGCTCACCCGAAAGAAATAAATGCCGAAACCGCAGTCGTGTCGCTGAGACAACGCCTATCAAACCATTTCGACGACGGCGCCTTGAGCGTCATTTTGAGTGATGGCATCGTTTCCGATGCCTCGGCCGGCGGGGATAAAATCAAAATCAATAATAACGCTTGGTTTTCCGAGCTCGATTTGAAAGTCTTGGAAGTGCATGAAGGGTGGGTGCATGTCGGCACCACATTGAACGGAAGATTACAACCTTGGGCCACCTGGCTTAGCGTCGGTTCGCCGCGCATCACCGCGACACAAGAAGGTTTGGCCGTTTTGACCGAAACCCTAACGTTCAGCTCTTTTCCCGATCGCGCTCGACGCATCAGCGACCGAGTCATTGCGATCGACCTGGCCGAACAAGGCGCCGATTTCATCGAAGTTTACCGTTACTTCCTGGAACGGGATGTAAGCCCTCATGACAGTTACACGATCGCTCAACGGGTGTTTCGCGGCGGCATGGTCGAAGGCGGAGCGTGCTTCACAAAGGACCTATCCTATGTCAGAGGCTTTATCGAATTAGTCAACTTCATCCGTAGCGCTACGCTGGAAGGCGTGCCGGAAATTCTGCCTATGCTGTTCGTCGGCAAGGTCACATTGGACGACATCCCTATTCTTTATGAGCACTACTTGGATGGCTTAATTGCAGAGCCAAAGTACCTCCCCCCCATGTTCAGGGATCTCAACGGGCTTTATGTCTGGTTCGGTTTTGCCTCGGGCATTGCTCAAATCAACATAGAAAATGTACAGGCTCATTTCAGTCAGCTATTTCAAAATCTACCGAGAACTCCCGATCAAGCGCCTGAAGATGCCGAAATCGATTAA
- a CDS encoding site-2 protease family protein — protein MMNELSLIQRIIVWVIPVIFAITVHETAHGWVAKKYGDNTAKMLGRLTLNPLKHIDPVGTILLPGILLLTGTGFIFGWAKPVPVDARNFKNPRQDMAIVALAGPVSNLLMAVGWALIARAGVTINVDFMTQPMIYWGIAGISINLVLALINLIPIPPLDGSRVVSGILPNRWAWQYNKLERYGFLILLLMLFTGTLNVILGYPMFLAQNMFFSLAGLG, from the coding sequence ATGATGAACGAATTGTCTTTGATCCAGCGTATTATCGTCTGGGTTATTCCGGTGATTTTCGCGATTACCGTACATGAAACCGCTCACGGTTGGGTCGCCAAAAAATACGGCGACAACACCGCTAAAATGCTCGGTCGATTGACCTTGAACCCGTTGAAACACATCGACCCGGTCGGTACGATTCTTCTGCCCGGCATATTGTTATTGACCGGAACCGGTTTTATATTCGGCTGGGCAAAGCCGGTACCCGTCGATGCGCGAAATTTCAAGAATCCGCGGCAGGATATGGCCATCGTCGCATTGGCGGGTCCGGTATCGAATTTACTGATGGCTGTGGGGTGGGCGTTGATCGCTCGAGCGGGTGTGACGATCAATGTCGATTTCATGACACAGCCGATGATCTATTGGGGCATTGCGGGGATATCGATCAATCTGGTGCTGGCACTGATTAATCTGATACCGATACCGCCTTTGGATGGCAGTCGCGTCGTTTCCGGCATTTTGCCGAACCGATGGGCTTGGCAATACAACAAATTAGAGCGTTACGGTTTTTTGATATTATTGCTGATGTTATTTACCGGTACATTGAATGTCATACTGGGTTATCCGATGTTTTTGGCGCAAAATATGTTTTTTTCATTAGCTGGGTTGGGGTGA
- the tsaB gene encoding tRNA (adenosine(37)-N6)-threonylcarbamoyltransferase complex dimerization subunit type 1 TsaB encodes MKLLAVDTATEACSAALYIDGEILERFELAPRTHTQLILPMIDSLMAEAGLVPQDLDGLAFGRGPGSFTGVRIATGVIQGIALGLDLPVAPVSTLAALAQDYFGRKTEDVVFVGMDARMGEVFWGVYRKNDQGFAELLGSESVGSAENVDFPEIKGYGIGSGWKTYREALDDRLNAWLAGVDDTPLPKASAIALLGVRSFNLNQAVPVEQAMPVYLRDKVAKKESER; translated from the coding sequence ATGAAGTTATTGGCAGTGGATACCGCGACCGAAGCTTGTTCGGCCGCCTTATATATCGATGGCGAAATCTTGGAACGCTTCGAACTGGCGCCGCGAACGCATACGCAATTGATCTTGCCGATGATCGATTCGCTGATGGCCGAGGCGGGGCTCGTGCCTCAGGATTTGGACGGACTCGCATTCGGCCGGGGCCCCGGTTCTTTTACCGGGGTCAGAATTGCGACCGGCGTGATACAAGGTATCGCACTAGGTTTGGATTTGCCGGTCGCGCCGGTTTCGACATTGGCGGCCTTGGCTCAGGACTACTTTGGACGCAAGACCGAAGATGTTGTTTTCGTGGGAATGGATGCGCGCATGGGGGAGGTGTTTTGGGGTGTTTACCGTAAAAACGACCAGGGTTTTGCCGAATTGCTCGGCTCCGAGTCGGTAGGGTCTGCTGAAAACGTCGACTTCCCCGAAATAAAAGGCTACGGCATCGGTAGCGGCTGGAAAACCTACCGTGAAGCATTGGACGATCGCTTGAATGCTTGGCTTGCCGGCGTCGACGACACGCCTTTGCCGAAAGCCTCGGCGATAGCACTGCTCGGCGTTCGAAGTTTCAACTTGAATCAAGCCGTACCGGTCGAACAGGCAATGCCGGTATATTTGCGCGATAAAGTCGCAAAAAAAGAATCGGAGCGATAA
- the fusA gene encoding elongation factor G: protein MTDLSHYRNIGIFAHVDAGKTTTTERILKLTGKIHKLGEVHEGESTMDFMDQEAERGITIQSAATTCFWKDHRFNIIDTPGHVDFTIEVYRSLKVLDGGVGVFCGSGGVEPQSETNWRYANDSKVARVIYVNKLDRIGADFYRVVKQVENVLGANPIVMTLPIGTEDQFVGVVDLLTEKAWVWDNSGDPMNYEIQDIPADMLEDVKQWRAELIEKAVEQDDDVMEKYLEGEEPDIDTLKRCIRKGTINLSLFPTYCGSSFKNKGVQLVLDAVVDYLPSPTEVNPQPEVDLEGNETGNFAIVDPNRPLRALAFKIMDDRYGALTFIRIYSGQLGKGTTVLNTFTGKTERIGRIVEMHADSREEIESAQAGDIVAVLGMKNVQTGHTLCDPKDPATLEPMVFPDPVISMAVAPKDKGASEKLGVALGKMIQEDPSFRVETDIDSGETILKGMGELHLDIKVDILRRTHGVDVIVGKPQVAYRETITQTVEDSYTHKKQSGGSGQYGKIDYLIEPGEPGSGFVFESKVVGGNVPKEYWPAIQKGFELSMAKGVLAGYPCLDFKVTLVDGAFHAVDSSAIAFEIAAKAAYRQSIPKAGPQLIEPIMKIDVFTPEDHVGDVIGDLNRRRGMIKSQEAGVTGVRIKAEAPLSEMFGYIGDLRTMTSGRGQFSMEFSHYLPCPKNVADEVIKETLERNAKK from the coding sequence ATGACAGACCTATCGCATTACAGAAACATCGGCATCTTCGCTCACGTCGATGCTGGAAAAACCACGACTACCGAGCGTATCTTAAAACTCACCGGAAAAATCCATAAACTAGGCGAAGTTCACGAAGGCGAATCGACCATGGACTTCATGGATCAAGAAGCCGAACGCGGCATCACGATTCAATCCGCGGCAACCACTTGTTTCTGGAAAGACCACCGTTTCAACATCATCGATACGCCCGGTCACGTTGACTTCACGATTGAAGTTTACCGCTCGCTGAAGGTTCTCGACGGCGGCGTCGGCGTTTTCTGCGGCTCCGGCGGCGTGGAGCCTCAATCGGAAACCAATTGGCGTTATGCGAACGACTCTAAGGTTGCCCGTGTCATTTATGTGAACAAACTAGACCGTATCGGCGCCGACTTCTACCGTGTCGTTAAACAAGTCGAAAACGTGTTGGGCGCAAATCCTATCGTCATGACACTACCGATCGGTACAGAAGACCAGTTTGTCGGTGTTGTCGACCTATTGACCGAAAAAGCTTGGGTATGGGATAACTCCGGCGATCCGATGAATTACGAAATTCAAGACATTCCTGCCGACATGCTCGAAGACGTCAAACAATGGCGCGCGGAATTGATCGAAAAAGCGGTGGAGCAAGACGATGACGTCATGGAAAAATATCTTGAAGGCGAAGAACCCGATATCGATACTTTGAAACGCTGTATCCGTAAAGGTACGATCAATCTGAGCCTGTTCCCGACTTATTGCGGTTCGTCATTCAAAAACAAAGGCGTGCAATTGGTTCTGGACGCGGTTGTCGACTATTTACCAAGCCCTACCGAAGTCAACCCCCAACCTGAAGTTGACCTGGAAGGCAACGAAACCGGTAATTTTGCTATCGTCGATCCAAACCGTCCTCTGCGCGCACTGGCGTTCAAGATCATGGACGACCGTTACGGCGCATTGACCTTCATTCGCATTTATTCAGGTCAATTGGGGAAAGGCACGACCGTACTGAACACCTTTACCGGCAAAACCGAGCGTATCGGACGTATCGTCGAAATGCACGCCGATTCGCGCGAAGAAATTGAGTCCGCGCAAGCCGGCGACATCGTCGCGGTATTGGGCATGAAAAACGTCCAAACCGGACATACTTTGTGCGACCCGAAAGATCCGGCCACATTAGAGCCGATGGTATTCCCCGACCCGGTTATCTCGATGGCGGTTGCACCGAAAGACAAAGGCGCTTCCGAAAAATTGGGCGTCGCGCTGGGCAAAATGATTCAAGAAGATCCTTCATTCCGCGTCGAAACCGATATCGACAGCGGCGAAACGATCCTGAAAGGCATGGGCGAACTGCATCTCGACATCAAGGTCGACATTCTGCGCAGAACGCACGGCGTCGATGTCATCGTCGGCAAACCGCAAGTAGCCTACCGAGAAACCATCACGCAAACCGTCGAAGACAGCTACACACATAAAAAACAATCGGGCGGTTCCGGTCAATACGGAAAAATCGATTATCTCATCGAACCGGGCGAACCGGGCAGCGGCTTCGTTTTCGAATCGAAAGTTGTCGGCGGAAACGTACCTAAAGAATACTGGCCTGCCATTCAAAAAGGTTTTGAATTGAGCATGGCCAAAGGCGTACTGGCCGGTTATCCTTGCTTGGACTTCAAAGTCACGCTTGTCGACGGCGCCTTCCATGCGGTCGACTCATCGGCAATTGCTTTCGAAATCGCCGCGAAAGCCGCTTATCGTCAATCGATTCCGAAAGCCGGCCCACAATTGATCGAACCGATCATGAAAATCGACGTATTCACCCCGGAAGATCATGTCGGTGACGTGATCGGCGACTTGAACCGCCGCCGCGGCATGATCAAATCTCAAGAAGCCGGCGTAACGGGCGTTCGCATCAAGGCCGAAGCACCGTTGAGCGAAATGTTCGGTTATATCGGCGACTTGCGTACGATGACTTCAGGTCGCGGACAATTCTCGATGGAATTCTCGCATTATCTACCGTGCCCGAAAAACGTAGCGGACGAAGTCATTAAGGAAACTTTAGAGCGCAACGCGAAAAAGTAA
- the scpB gene encoding SMC-Scp complex subunit ScpB encodes MDIKRIVEALLFASDKPMTVKQLQQTFPELEQPEIETLQKAVDEIVEDYASRPVALKKVASGYRFQVKPELSFWVGRLFEEKPPRYSRALLETLAIIAYRQPVTRGDIEDIRGVAVSSNIIRTLLEREWIRIIAHKEVPGRPALYGTTKQFLDYFDLSSLHELPTLQEIKELDLSVASNQQLMQEQSEQQENNRPEVTEQGQESEFKAEAETSVQSTEE; translated from the coding sequence GTGGATATCAAACGAATCGTCGAAGCCCTGTTATTCGCATCGGATAAACCGATGACGGTCAAACAACTCCAGCAAACTTTTCCCGAACTCGAACAGCCCGAAATCGAAACTCTGCAAAAAGCCGTTGACGAAATTGTAGAAGATTATGCATCGCGGCCTGTCGCCTTGAAAAAAGTCGCTAGCGGTTACCGTTTTCAGGTTAAGCCGGAATTATCATTTTGGGTCGGACGCTTATTCGAGGAAAAACCGCCTAGATATTCCAGAGCTTTGTTGGAGACGCTGGCGATTATTGCCTACCGTCAACCGGTCACGAGAGGCGATATCGAAGATATTCGCGGTGTTGCAGTCAGTTCGAATATTATTCGCACGCTTCTTGAACGCGAATGGATCAGGATTATTGCGCATAAAGAAGTGCCGGGGCGCCCCGCGCTGTATGGAACGACTAAACAATTTTTGGACTATTTCGATTTATCTTCCTTGCATGAGCTTCCGACATTACAGGAAATCAAAGAATTGGATTTATCGGTAGCCAGTAATCAGCAACTAATGCAGGAACAGAGTGAACAGCAAGAAAACAACCGACCAGAAGTCACAGAACAAGGGCAGGAATCCGAATTTAAAGCAGAAGCCGAGACCTCCGTCCAAAGTACGGAAGAATGA